The Caenorhabditis elegans chromosome II genome has a segment encoding these proteins:
- the mlt-8 gene encoding uncharacterized protein (Confirmed by transcript evidence) — MVLLLLLLAVGTVVAQNPLTKAWNEAVPGVQPFWEKYQTGPHGVVIRGWQFSRCASEQWTNYVVNVSNIVIWPDYPRFPGPIFFNVTMDVSEDLPLDKVEMDLEVRHAVTNKQGSKGWQVIPCQGWNIIDGCDGVGSCRYCDMLDKCNEAVSGAHKYVKDRKANDFLKQNKLCPPPKGHWTMTFSKVFSSEDLPKSFFGPLQSNEYWLTFSFTDGKDKKLGCARLWVDVCKYHLQDKSQKCLRDPNAFKNFINEISSQAEHIRSRNGK, encoded by the exons ATGGTCCTTCTGCTTCTGCTCCTTGCCGTCGGCACCGTAGTCGCCCAAAATCCACTGACAAAGGCATGGAACGAGGCAGTGCCCGGAGTTCAGCCATTCTGGGAGAAATATCAGACCGGACCACATGGAGTCGTTATCAGAGGATGGCAGTTTTCCAGATGTGCCAGTGAGCAG tggaCAAACTACGTGGTAAACGTGTCAAACATTGTCATCTGGCCAGACTATCCACGTTTCCCGGGACCAATCTTTTTCAATGTTACGATGGACGTAAGCGAAGATCTCCCACTGGACAAAGTTGAAATGGACCTGGAAGTACGTCACGCCGTGACCAATAAGCAAGGATCCAAGGGATGGCAGGTGATTCCATGTCAGGGATGGAATATTATTGATGGTTGTGATGGAGTCGGCTCGTG CCGCTACTGTGACATGCTCGACAAATGTAATGAAGCCGTTTCGGGAGCCCACAAATACGTAAAAGACCGTAAAGCCAACGATTTCCTGAAACAGAACAAGTTGTGCCCACCACCAAAGGGGCACTGGACTATGACTTTCTCTAAAGTTTTCAGCTCTGAAGATCTTCCAAAATCCTTCTTTGGACCACTTCAAtcg aatgaaTACTGGCTAACATTCTCCTTCACTGACGGAAAAGACAAGAAGCTGGGATGTGCCCGTTTGTGGGTGGATGTATGCAAGTACCACCTTCAGGACAAGTCCCAAAAGTGCCTCCGTGACCCGAATGCATTCAAGAACTTTATCAATGAAATTTCATCGCAAGCTGAACATATTCGCTCcagaaatggaaaataa